A single genomic interval of Carassius auratus strain Wakin chromosome 30, ASM336829v1, whole genome shotgun sequence harbors:
- the LOC113049010 gene encoding polyubiquitin 12-like: MELIIRLLSGDVKRLEVSGGATVGELKKLISQIIGEPSYKQKLSADNGSRISLEDESRTLSSYGLHSGSVVSLLITNPGPFQVFVRNEKGQTGTYEVDINETVDQLQAKIYRKERVPVDQQRLIFNGRQLESGRKLQEYDISSGSSIHMTLRLRGG; the protein is encoded by the coding sequence ATGGAGCTGATAATAAGACTGCTGAGTGGAGATGTGAAGCGTCTGGAAGTGAGCGGTGGAGCCACAGTTGGTGAACTGAAGAAACTCATCTCTCAGATCATCGGAGAACCTTCTTACAAACAGAAGCTGTCTGCCGATAACGGTTCGCGTATCAGCCTTGAGGATGAGTCTCGAACCCTCAGCAGTTACGGTCTGCACTCTGGATCAGTGGTCAGTCTGCTCATCACCAACCCCGGACCTTTCCAAGTGTTCGTCAGGAATGAGAAGGGCCAGACCGGGACGTATGAAGTGGATATCAATGAGAccgtagatcagctccaggctaaGATCTACCGCAAAGAGAGAGTCCCCGTGGACCAGCAGAGACTGATTTTCAACGGAAGACAGCTGGAGTCCGGCAGAAAGTTGCAGGAATACGACATCAGCTCAGGAAGCAGCATTCACATGACTCTCCGTCTGCGAGGAGGATGA